A stretch of Lathyrus oleraceus cultivar Zhongwan6 chromosome 6, CAAS_Psat_ZW6_1.0, whole genome shotgun sequence DNA encodes these proteins:
- the LOC127094161 gene encoding uncharacterized protein LOC127094161 produces MIENFMNAQFQRNKDFANQNAQMSELMKQMSSKLYVMATHNKMLETQISQVALQQAVIAAPSRVFPSQPQPNPKGHANAITLRSGTELDGPIDPRLQNPSMYQNFGKSTEMVTTDDQPEKQKDKGEEDKNEETVEKEKLYVPLPPYKPPIPYPQRLAKSKNEGQFKKFVELLK; encoded by the coding sequence ATGATAGAAAACTTCATGAACGCCCAATTTCAACGAAACAAAGATTTTGCTAATCAAAATGCTCAGATGAGTGAGCTGATGAAACAGATGTCGAGTAAGCTTTATGTtatggctacccataacaaaatgttagaaacccAAATTTCTCAAGTAGCCTTACAACAAGCAGTAATAGCAGCCCCATCTAGAGTATTTCCTAGTCAACCTCAACCAAATCCAAAAGGTCATGCTAACGCTATCACGCTACGAAGTGGGACAGAATTAGATGGACCAATTGACCCAAGACTTCAAAATCCATCCATGTATCAAAACTTTGGTAAATCAACTGAAATGGTAACAACCGATGATCAACCAGAAAAACAAAAGGATAAAGGAGAGGAAGACAAAAATGAAGAGACCGTAGAGAAAGAAAAACTTTATGTGCCTCTACCACCatacaaaccacctataccttatcctcaaagacttgCTAAGTCTAAAAATGAAGGGCAATTTAAGAAATtcgtagaacttctaaaataA